Below is a genomic region from Dechloromonas denitrificans.
GCCGACAATCATGATGACAAGCGGCGTACGCCAGGTTTTGAGTGATGCATTCATTTGCGTGATTCCTCTGGGGCCCTATTCGAACGCGGCAATTACGCCGGGTTCCCGCGTGCTTCAAGAATTTCCCAGCGTTCGAGCAGGACCAGCAATTCATCATCGATGGCCGCAAGCCGGTCAGCAGCCTGCTGGGCCGCACGAGGGTCGGTCTGGTAAATCGAGGCATCTTCGAGGCGCTTCGACAAATCGGCCTGCTCGGCTTCCAGGCCGGCAATCTTTTCAGGCAGCGATTCGAGTTCGCGTTGCTCTTTCCACGACAGTTTCTCAACCTTGGCCTTGGCCGGCTCGGCGGCCTTGGCCACCGGGCGCGATTCGTTCTTTGCCTTGTCGGCGTTTTCCTTGGCACGGCTCACCCGGTAGGTCGCCCAATCGGTGTAACCACCGGCATATTCCTTCCAGAAACCATCGCCCTCTGCGGCAATGGTCTGCGTCACGACATTGTCGAGGAAGGTCCGGTCATGACTGACCAGGAACAGCGTGCCGTCGTACTTGGCGAGCAGTTCTTCGAGCAGTTCCAGCGTTTCGATATCGAGGTCGTTGGTCGGCTCGTCGAGGACCAGCACATTGGCCGGCCGGGCAAACAGGCGCGCCAGCAGCAGGCGATTGCGTTCTCCGCCAGACAACGAACTGACCGGTGAGCGGGCGCGTTCCGGGGCAAAGAGGAAATCTTCCAGATAGCCGATGACATGCTTGCGCGCACCACCGATTTCAACCCAGTCGGATCCGGGCGAGATGATGTCGCTCAGCGAAGAGTCTGGATTCAGTTGGGTACGGAACTGGTCGAAATAAGCGACGTCAATCTTGGTGCCCTGGCGAACAATGCCGGAATCCGGCTGCAATTCGCCAAGGATCATCCGCAACAGCGTCGTCTTGCCAGCGCCGTTCGAGCCAATCACGCCAATCTTGTCGCCACGCTGAATACGCGCCGAGAAATCGCGCACAATTTGCCGTTGACCGTAGGATTTGTTGACGTGTTCCAGCTCGGCAACCAGCTTGCCGCTTTTATCACCGGCATCGATCTGCAGATTGACCTTGCCCATCCGCTCGCGCCGCGCCTGACGTTCAGCCCGCAGCTGATCGAGCCGCTGAACGCGGAAAACAGCCCGCGTCCGGCGCGCTTCGACACCCTTGCGAATCCAAACTTCCTCTTCCTTCAGCAGCTTGTCGGCCCGCGCGTTGGCTAGCCCTTCATCGTGCAACAAGGCTTCCTTGCGGACCTGGTACTCCTTGAAGCTGCCGGGAAAGCTGGCCAGTTTGCCGCGATCCAGTTCAACGATGCGGGTACACACGCGATCGAGGAAAGAACGGTCGTGGGTAATGAAGAACAGCGTGACGCCCATTTCAATGAGCATCGTCTCCAGCCATTCGATGGCGGCAATATCGAGGTGATTGGTCGGTTCGTCGAGCAGCAGAACCTCAGGCGCAACCGCCAGCGCCTGAGCCAGCGCCAGACGCTTTTTCTGACCGCCGGACAAACTCCCGACACTGGCCTCAGGGTCCAGACCGAAACGATCGATGACTTTCTCGGCCTGCGCCTCGTAAGCCCAGGCACCGCGGCTTTCAAGCTCGTGCTGCAAGGTTTCCATGCGCGCCAGCAGCGCGTCCTGGTCGCCCGTTCCATCGGACAAGTGATGCACGACTTCATGGTATTCAGCGAGGATTTTGGAGGTTTCGCCCATGCCGGAAACCACTGCTTCGAAAACCGTCGACGCCATGTCAAAAGGCGGTTCCTGCGGCACATAGCCGACGCGAATCCCGGGCTGCACCCAGACTTCGCCATCATCAAGCTTGCCACGACCACTACCGGCGGCCAGTGCCGCCAGCAAGGAGGACTTGCCAGTACCATTGCGGCCGATCAGGGCAACACGCTCACCCGGATCGAGCAAAAAATCGGCGTGATCAAGAAGCGGCACGTGGCCGTAGGCGAGACAGGCATCGGAAAGTTTGAGGTAAGGCATGGGACCAATTAAAAACGGCGCCCCGCAAGGCGCCGTGTTGGGAAGCAATGCAGCAATTCTAACGTCTTATGTCGAGAAGCGGGACAACTGAGCCTGCAACTCGGCGGAAAGACGTTGCAGATTTTGCGCCCGCTCGCTGTTGCTTTGCGCCCGACTGTTGCTCCCCTGCGCCGCCTGTGCAATGTGTTCGACCAGACGCGCAATCTCCTGGCTGGCAGAACTTTGCTCACGCGTGCTGTCTGCAATGCTGTGCACGGTTTCAACCGTCAGGCTGGCCCGTTCATCGATATTGGCCAGTGACTCACCGGCAGCCCGAGCCAGGCCGACGCTTTCACTCATGTTGTTGCTGACCACCTGCATGCGCTGCACGGCACGCCCGGTTTCTTCAAGAATGGCCTGAACAGTCGTCGAAATTTCCTGCGTAGACAAAGCGGTACGTTCAGCCAGCTTGCGCACTTCATCGGCCACCACCGCAAAACCGCGTCCCTGCTCGCCGGCCCGTGCCGCCTCGATCGCGGCATTGAGAGCGAGCAGATTGGTCTGGTCGGCAATTTCACGAATCACGGCCACAACGCTGGAAATCTGCTTTGAGCGCTCGCCAAGCGACTCAATCAGGCTGGCCGATTCTTTGATGTCACCGGCAACCACATCCAGTTCAGCCATCGCACGACCCACGACATTGCGCCCGTTTTCGGTCACGGCCTTGGCCTCTTCCGAAATATGGGCCGCCTGGTTGGCGTTATCCGCCACCTGGGCAATGCTGACCGACATTTCCTCGACTGAGGCAGCAATCCCCGAGGCTGACTGCGATGCCTGTTGCGAACTTTCCAGCGCCAAGCGCGCCGCGCCCTGCAATTCATTGGCTG
It encodes:
- a CDS encoding ATP-binding cassette domain-containing protein gives rise to the protein MPYLKLSDACLAYGHVPLLDHADFLLDPGERVALIGRNGTGKSSLLAALAAGSGRGKLDDGEVWVQPGIRVGYVPQEPPFDMASTVFEAVVSGMGETSKILAEYHEVVHHLSDGTGDQDALLARMETLQHELESRGAWAYEAQAEKVIDRFGLDPEASVGSLSGGQKKRLALAQALAVAPEVLLLDEPTNHLDIAAIEWLETMLIEMGVTLFFITHDRSFLDRVCTRIVELDRGKLASFPGSFKEYQVRKEALLHDEGLANARADKLLKEEEVWIRKGVEARRTRAVFRVQRLDQLRAERQARRERMGKVNLQIDAGDKSGKLVAELEHVNKSYGQRQIVRDFSARIQRGDKIGVIGSNGAGKTTLLRMILGELQPDSGIVRQGTKIDVAYFDQFRTQLNPDSSLSDIISPGSDWVEIGGARKHVIGYLEDFLFAPERARSPVSSLSGGERNRLLLARLFARPANVLVLDEPTNDLDIETLELLEELLAKYDGTLFLVSHDRTFLDNVVTQTIAAEGDGFWKEYAGGYTDWATYRVSRAKENADKAKNESRPVAKAAEPAKAKVEKLSWKEQRELESLPEKIAGLEAEQADLSKRLEDASIYQTDPRAAQQAADRLAAIDDELLVLLERWEILEARGNPA